The Clostridiaceae bacterium HFYG-1003 genome includes a window with the following:
- a CDS encoding ABC transporter permease gives MAEIDMNYTNTKVAAQKKQRSLWQEAWRRFLKNKLAVISMIFLLILVLLAFATIIIDFATDNKFYQQNVVNQNLRLRLKSPSGEHIFGLDEFGRDMFLRIIWGVRYSLFMSVISILFSVLVGGFLGAIAGYYGKRTDNIIMRAMDILLAIPPMLLATAIVAALGTSLVNVLIAIAISTVPTFARIVRAAILTIKDQEFIEAATALGATDFRKIVKYIIPNAMSPIIVQATMGTAGALLNIAGLSFLGLGIQPPTPEWGTMLSNARTYMRDAWHITVIPGLAIMLTILSLNLMGDGLRDALDPKMKK, from the coding sequence ATGGCAGAAATTGATATGAATTATACCAATACAAAAGTCGCTGCACAGAAAAAACAAAGGTCACTCTGGCAGGAAGCCTGGAGAAGGTTCCTTAAAAACAAGCTGGCTGTTATTTCAATGATCTTCCTTCTGATTTTGGTTCTTTTGGCGTTCGCCACCATCATCATTGATTTTGCTACGGACAATAAATTTTATCAGCAGAATGTTGTAAATCAGAACTTAAGGCTTCGACTGAAATCACCCAGCGGCGAGCACATCTTCGGATTGGATGAATTCGGCAGAGACATGTTTTTGAGAATCATCTGGGGAGTAAGATATTCTCTGTTCATGAGTGTGATTTCAATTTTATTCAGTGTCCTGGTAGGAGGCTTCTTAGGAGCAATTGCAGGATATTACGGAAAAAGAACAGACAATATCATTATGAGAGCTATGGATATCCTCCTGGCCATCCCTCCCATGCTTCTGGCGACCGCCATTGTGGCAGCGCTGGGAACGAGTCTGGTTAACGTTTTGATCGCTATCGCCATATCCACAGTTCCAACCTTCGCGCGAATCGTTCGGGCGGCAATCCTCACCATCAAGGACCAGGAGTTCATTGAAGCTGCCACTGCACTGGGCGCGACCGACTTCAGAAAAATCGTGAAATACATCATTCCCAACGCCATGTCTCCCATTATTGTTCAGGCAACCATGGGTACTGCCGGTGCGCTGCTGAACATTGCGGGACTTTCCTTCCTTGGTCTAGGAATTCAGCCCCCGACACCCGAATGGGGAACCATGCTGTCCAATGCCAGAACCTATATGAGGGATGCTTGGCACATCACCGTGATACCCGGACTTGCCATTATGCTCACCATCCTTTCACTGAATCTGATGGGTGACGGTCTCAGGGATGCTCTTGACCCCAAAATGAAGAAGTGA
- a CDS encoding ABC transporter permease codes for MHKYIFRRLLMMIPVLLGVTFIVYFILSMTPGDPASIILGDGATESSIEAMREQLGLNQPIFIRYFQFLFNALKGDLGFSYRNHLAVLPMVLERFPATMILALASIALALAVGIPVGIISAKKQYSAMDYSATLLTMLGVSMPTFWLGLILVMIFSLNLGWLPSQGMGKGFVPLIKSLILPAFTLCTHNAATIARMTRSSMLDVINQDYIATARSKGIMEAQVTTRHMLRNALIPIVTSVGLQFGVLLGGAMLTETVFSWPGLGRLMVESIKSKDIPIVLGCVIFMAVTFSLVNLLVDIVYAFVDPRIKSQFQKVQIRKVSKVNQ; via the coding sequence ATGCACAAGTACATATTTCGACGGTTACTCATGATGATTCCTGTGCTTTTAGGAGTGACGTTTATCGTCTACTTTATTTTATCTATGACACCAGGCGATCCGGCTTCAATAATTCTAGGTGATGGAGCGACCGAATCCAGTATTGAGGCAATGAGAGAGCAATTAGGTCTGAATCAGCCAATTTTCATCAGATACTTTCAATTTTTATTCAATGCTTTAAAAGGTGACCTTGGATTTTCCTATCGAAATCATCTTGCAGTATTGCCTATGGTACTGGAACGATTTCCAGCAACCATGATTCTTGCCTTAGCTAGCATCGCACTGGCTCTGGCGGTTGGAATACCGGTGGGAATCATTTCCGCCAAGAAACAGTATTCCGCCATGGACTACTCCGCAACCCTTCTGACAATGCTGGGGGTTTCCATGCCTACCTTCTGGCTGGGACTCATCCTGGTAATGATTTTTTCACTCAATCTGGGGTGGTTGCCCTCTCAGGGGATGGGCAAGGGATTTGTTCCTCTGATAAAAAGCCTGATATTGCCAGCATTCACTTTGTGTACCCATAATGCGGCGACCATCGCCAGAATGACCAGATCCTCGATGCTGGATGTAATTAATCAGGATTACATAGCAACTGCGCGATCCAAGGGTATTATGGAAGCTCAGGTCACTACCCGCCACATGCTGCGTAACGCTTTGATTCCCATCGTGACTTCGGTTGGTCTTCAGTTTGGAGTGCTGTTGGGTGGAGCGATGCTTACAGAAACAGTTTTTTCATGGCCTGGTCTTGGAAGATTGATGGTTGAATCCATTAAGTCCAAGGATATTCCCATAGTTCTGGGCTGTGTCATTTTCATGGCAGTAACCTTTTCTCTCGTAAATCTTCTGGTGGATATAGTTTATGCATTTGTGGATCCGAGAATCAAATCACAATTCCAAAAAGTTCAGATTAGAAAGGTATCCAAGGTGAATCAATAA
- a CDS encoding DegT/DnrJ/EryC1/StrS aminotransferase, which yields MVGGIFKVENKVFQDNMLVDQLKKDGDIRFLMSGRCAISQCLRDNLVKGGVKRAYVPVYTCETVLAPFEQLGFELSFYDVDRKLKPIFDRDLLKSSPIVLFTGYYGFLTYSESDVQTVKRNGHCVMQDITHTLLNDEPYSPSADYIAGSFRKWIGVASGGIAIKKNGPFTANPIPQHEKHLLLRRQALQMASENQSLDATDQVFWNGELLLREIFENQESDRESIQVITGFNTPNVVKKRRENFSYLTSKLKTLKDIELVFPELVPGVTPSHLSIYSKYRDELKIFLRENEIKTTVYWPTGPSIPKNQTFQAEYIFSNILSLPIDQRYSFPEMDIIFEKIAEFFQTKKLITP from the coding sequence ATGGTTGGTGGAATTTTTAAAGTAGAAAATAAAGTTTTTCAGGATAACATGTTGGTGGATCAGTTGAAAAAGGACGGTGACATCCGGTTTTTGATGTCCGGGCGCTGCGCCATCAGCCAGTGTCTGCGGGATAACCTAGTAAAGGGAGGAGTAAAAAGAGCTTATGTACCCGTCTATACCTGCGAGACTGTCCTGGCTCCGTTTGAGCAGCTAGGCTTTGAATTGAGTTTTTATGATGTAGATAGAAAGCTGAAACCGATCTTTGACCGTGATCTGCTGAAGTCTTCTCCCATCGTTCTTTTCACCGGATATTACGGGTTTCTCACATATTCGGAAAGTGATGTGCAGACAGTGAAGCGTAACGGACACTGTGTTATGCAGGATATAACTCACACTTTATTGAATGACGAACCATATTCGCCTTCCGCGGATTACATCGCCGGCAGTTTCAGAAAATGGATCGGAGTAGCTTCGGGAGGAATTGCGATTAAAAAAAATGGTCCGTTCACGGCGAATCCGATCCCGCAACATGAAAAACATCTTTTGCTGAGGCGGCAGGCTCTTCAGATGGCATCTGAAAATCAGTCTTTGGATGCTACCGACCAGGTGTTCTGGAACGGCGAACTGCTTCTGAGAGAAATTTTTGAAAATCAGGAGAGCGACCGGGAGTCCATTCAGGTCATCACTGGTTTCAACACTCCGAATGTCGTCAAAAAAAGAAGAGAAAACTTCAGCTATCTGACCTCGAAGCTAAAAACACTGAAGGATATCGAGCTGGTCTTCCCCGAGCTGGTTCCCGGAGTAACGCCTTCTCACTTGTCGATTTACTCGAAATACAGAGATGAGCTAAAGATTTTTCTGAGAGAAAATGAGATCAAGACCACCGTGTACTGGCCGACAGGGCCTTCAATACCAAAAAACCAGACATTTCAGGCAGAATACATCTTCAGTAATATTCTTTCCCTTCCCATCGACCAGAGGTATTCTTTCCCGGAAATGGACATAATCTTCGAGAAAATCGCAGAATTTTTTCAAACAAAAAAGCTAATTACACCTTAG
- a CDS encoding IS110 family transposase produces the protein MYYMGIDIGKNNHEVGFIREDGSHMGKSLCFTNTQEGFEKLIQLIKDRLPQDETFCIGMEATGHYWLALFSFLHEQGNILHVIYPTAFESSTSINRSLMPNHPYGRDANEAIRMRS, from the coding sequence ATGTACTATATGGGCATTGACATCGGCAAGAATAACCATGAAGTAGGTTTCATCAGGGAGGATGGTAGCCATATGGGCAAGTCTCTGTGCTTCACAAACACCCAGGAGGGCTTTGAGAAACTCATTCAGTTGATTAAGGATCGACTCCCGCAGGATGAAACCTTCTGCATCGGGATGGAAGCCACCGGCCATTACTGGCTGGCGCTTTTCTCATTCCTGCATGAACAAGGCAATATTCTGCACGTGATCTATCCGACAGCTTTCGAATCTTCCACATCCATCAACAGAAGTCTGATGCCAAATCATCCTTATGGACGGGATGCTAACGAGGCTATTCGGATGCGAAGTTAG
- a CDS encoding fumarylacetoacetate hydrolase family protein yields MKLVSFYTRGETHLGVRLEQGILDISDTLKLFPEEGVPGQLSEILVDDRKPLKQLADYVESIGSKGVYAEEAEITYAPCVPKPNKIIGIGLNYYSYLDVCGLPKPDFPRIFSKYSETAAPHRGNVLIPVNTRNLDYEGELAVIIGKTGRMIAEEDAMDYVLGYCNTNDLTCRDFQNLTPSWLPGKTCDTFAPIGPWIVTADEISDPNALSLKTWVNGELRQSSSTADMIFKVPELISGVSKFFTLRPGDIFLTGTPAGVVCCQPDQIKDQLWLKDGDVVEVEIEKLGSLVNYVRLEENDQEEV; encoded by the coding sequence ATGAAACTCGTTTCTTTTTACACACGAGGTGAAACCCATTTGGGCGTTAGACTGGAACAAGGGATTTTGGACATTAGTGATACACTGAAGTTATTTCCCGAAGAAGGCGTTCCAGGCCAGCTGAGTGAAATCCTTGTAGATGACCGGAAACCGTTGAAACAACTGGCTGATTATGTAGAGAGCATTGGCAGCAAAGGCGTATATGCAGAGGAAGCAGAGATCACTTACGCACCGTGCGTTCCCAAACCCAATAAAATAATTGGGATTGGCTTGAACTACTACAGTTACCTTGATGTCTGCGGTCTGCCAAAACCAGATTTCCCGAGAATCTTCAGCAAGTACTCGGAAACAGCGGCTCCTCATCGGGGAAACGTACTGATACCGGTCAATACCAGGAATCTGGACTATGAAGGGGAACTGGCAGTTATTATCGGAAAAACGGGACGAATGATTGCAGAAGAAGATGCGATGGACTATGTACTGGGTTACTGCAATACCAATGACCTCACCTGCCGGGACTTTCAGAACCTGACGCCATCCTGGCTGCCAGGGAAAACCTGCGATACGTTTGCTCCCATCGGACCTTGGATTGTAACCGCAGATGAGATTTCTGATCCGAATGCATTGAGTCTGAAAACCTGGGTGAACGGGGAATTACGGCAGAGTTCATCAACTGCCGACATGATTTTCAAAGTGCCTGAACTCATCAGTGGAGTATCCAAATTTTTCACGCTGCGACCAGGGGATATCTTTCTCACGGGTACTCCAGCTGGAGTGGTCTGCTGCCAGCCTGATCAAATAAAAGATCAGCTATGGCTGAAGGACGGGGATGTAGTTGAAGTCGAAATCGAGAAGCTGGGTTCGCTTGTTAACTATGTCAGGCTGGAAGAAAACGATCAGGAAGAAGTCTAG